One window from the genome of Faecalibacterium sp. HTF-F encodes:
- a CDS encoding EAL domain-containing protein, giving the protein MKLFSYLSVAVLLLSSIALAAYSPDLLSALIVGLMCIIALAGCIHGLLPTISITGGLLNGQKSIRKASETEGSSAWVAALQIERFFQQKTLDGLFEEYREKVQHQRETGQIVSDLDEVLNEDVLALHTWKGVIAQLPGTLTGLGILGTFVGLLLGLRGISFVTVEAALGSVQSILAGINTAFYTSIAGVILSILFNITNNVLRTIMNRETGLFLEEFHKSVIPTTDEQARYSSRREVRQILELLERLPRNAGNGVLSRETVQSAGLNERVLMPQILDGLRKNEFTFFLQPRYDLNTRRVVGAEALVRWNHPVLGVISPAVFIPVLENNGYITKLDQYIWEEVCKTIRVWIDAGVRPVPIAVNVTKTDILAIDVAEFFSEMLKKYRIPPKYLNIDIAKSAYLETHGALSDTEAQLQQMGFRVILDGFDGDYVELSALGGFGTDLLKLDLRSAALQNKTDVLPGIFAQARTLRLNLLAEGIESTEQLNVLRKAGCTEGQGYLFSRPLSVDEFVRILKVGHSG; this is encoded by the coding sequence ATGAAGCTGTTTTCCTACCTGTCTGTGGCGGTGCTGCTTCTAAGCAGCATCGCACTTGCAGCGTACTCCCCGGATCTGCTCTCGGCGCTGATCGTTGGTCTTATGTGCATCATTGCACTGGCCGGGTGCATTCACGGCCTTTTACCGACCATCTCCATTACGGGCGGTCTGCTGAACGGCCAAAAAAGCATCCGCAAGGCGTCCGAGACCGAAGGCAGCTCCGCATGGGTCGCGGCCCTGCAGATCGAACGCTTTTTTCAGCAGAAGACGTTGGACGGACTGTTTGAGGAATATCGTGAAAAAGTGCAGCATCAGCGTGAGACCGGGCAGATCGTCAGCGATCTTGACGAAGTGCTCAACGAGGACGTGCTGGCGCTGCACACATGGAAAGGCGTTATCGCGCAGCTGCCCGGCACCCTGACCGGTCTGGGCATCCTTGGCACCTTCGTGGGTCTGCTGCTGGGCCTGCGGGGCATCAGCTTCGTCACGGTGGAAGCCGCACTGGGCAGCGTGCAGTCCATTCTGGCCGGCATCAACACGGCATTCTACACCTCTATTGCAGGCGTGATCCTGTCGATCCTCTTCAACATCACAAACAACGTCCTGCGCACTATCATGAATCGTGAGACCGGGCTGTTTCTGGAAGAATTCCACAAGTCGGTCATTCCCACCACTGACGAGCAGGCGCGCTACAGCAGCCGCCGCGAAGTGCGGCAGATTCTGGAACTGCTGGAGCGCCTGCCCAGAAATGCAGGCAACGGCGTTCTGAGCCGCGAGACGGTGCAAAGTGCAGGCCTCAACGAGCGCGTACTGATGCCGCAGATTCTGGATGGTCTGCGCAAGAACGAGTTCACCTTCTTCCTGCAGCCCCGATATGATCTGAACACCCGCAGGGTGGTCGGTGCCGAAGCACTGGTGCGCTGGAACCACCCGGTGCTGGGCGTGATCTCGCCCGCCGTGTTCATCCCAGTGCTGGAAAATAATGGTTACATCACCAAGCTGGACCAGTACATCTGGGAGGAAGTATGCAAGACTATCCGAGTGTGGATTGATGCGGGAGTCCGCCCGGTCCCCATCGCGGTCAATGTTACAAAGACGGATATTCTGGCCATCGATGTGGCGGAGTTTTTCTCCGAAATGCTCAAAAAATACCGTATCCCGCCAAAATATCTGAACATCGATATTGCAAAGTCTGCCTATCTGGAGACCCATGGTGCGCTGAGTGATACGGAAGCACAGCTGCAGCAGATGGGCTTCCGGGTGATATTGGACGGCTTTGACGGCGACTATGTGGAACTGAGCGCACTGGGCGGCTTTGGCACCGACCTGCTCAAGCTGGATCTGCGCAGCGCTGCGCTGCAGAATAAGACCGATGTGCTGCCCGGTATTTTTGCACAGGCCCGCACGCTCCGGCTGAATCTGCTGGCCGAGGGCATTGAAAGCACCGAGCAGCTGAACGTGCTGCGCAAAGCCGGCTGCACCGAAGGGCAGGGATACCTCTTCTCCCGTCCGCTGTCGGTGGATGAATTTGTCAGGATCCTGAAAGTGGGGCACTCCGGATGA